In Pontibacillus yanchengensis, one DNA window encodes the following:
- a CDS encoding SpoIIE family protein phosphatase, protein MGENKVELSVHQEPKKGNYYCGDSYFYKETDEEFICALADGLGSGEYALESSQAVMDVIQHHMDNPIDTIISKCNEALSDKRGAVLGILRIHFAEKWYSFTSIGNIGIIMMSSDGKKKRNIPSAGYLSGYPRPYRVTQDELTPGSLFFMFSDGVNERTLSSKTFVSQNLNYIMESFKQQQAKVNDDDTTFIAIKYNGN, encoded by the coding sequence ATGGGTGAAAACAAAGTAGAGCTCAGCGTTCATCAGGAACCAAAAAAAGGTAACTATTATTGCGGTGATAGCTACTTTTACAAAGAAACAGACGAAGAATTTATTTGTGCGTTAGCAGATGGTTTGGGGAGTGGAGAATATGCCCTGGAAAGCTCTCAGGCTGTAATGGACGTCATTCAGCATCATATGGATAATCCCATTGATACCATTATTTCAAAATGCAATGAGGCACTTAGTGATAAAAGGGGAGCTGTATTAGGGATACTCCGTATTCACTTTGCAGAAAAATGGTATTCATTTACTTCGATTGGTAATATAGGTATCATTATGATGTCTTCGGACGGAAAGAAAAAACGTAACATTCCTTCCGCAGGATACCTCTCTGGATATCCTCGTCCTTACAGGGTTACACAAGACGAACTAACCCCTGGCTCCTTATTCTTCATGTTTTCAGATGGAGTAAATGAGCGTACCCTTTCTTCTAAAACATTTGTCTCTCAAAACCTCAATTACATTATGGAATCCTTTAAACAACAGCAAGCTAAAGTGAACGATGATGATACGACGTTTATTGCGATTAAATATAACGGAAATTAG
- the sigB gene encoding RNA polymerase sigma factor SigB, with protein sequence MATKSQPHNRRDGEVYEWIKHLQEHPEDEEVQEKIVLQYEDLVQSIAKKYSKNSSIHEDLVQVGMLGLLAAIRRYDPSYGKSFESFAIPTIIGEIKRFIRDKTWSVHVPRRIKELGPKIKKANEDLTTEMQRSPSVVEIADYLDVSEEDVLETMEMGKSYKALSVDRKIEADSDGSTVTILDLIGNQDKGYDQIDQQMLLEKVLPILSEREQEILKCTYFENMSQKDTGEQLGISQMHVSRLQRRALRKLREALQGDNAEAYY encoded by the coding sequence ATGGCGACCAAATCTCAACCACACAATAGACGTGATGGTGAGGTTTATGAATGGATAAAGCATCTCCAGGAACACCCTGAAGATGAAGAAGTGCAAGAAAAGATTGTACTCCAGTATGAAGACCTCGTCCAGTCTATAGCAAAAAAGTATTCTAAAAATAGTTCTATACACGAAGATCTTGTACAAGTAGGTATGTTGGGATTATTGGCAGCTATCCGTCGATATGATCCTTCTTATGGCAAGTCATTTGAGTCCTTCGCAATCCCAACCATCATTGGTGAAATTAAGCGTTTTATTCGGGATAAAACATGGAGCGTACACGTTCCTCGTCGAATAAAAGAATTAGGTCCGAAGATTAAAAAAGCCAATGAAGACTTAACTACTGAGATGCAACGATCCCCTTCTGTTGTAGAAATAGCGGATTACCTTGATGTTTCTGAGGAAGACGTATTAGAAACAATGGAAATGGGTAAGAGTTATAAAGCATTATCTGTTGATCGAAAAATTGAAGCAGATTCTGATGGTAGTACGGTTACGATTCTTGATTTGATTGGTAATCAAGATAAAGGATATGACCAAATTGATCAACAAATGCTTCTGGAGAAAGTGCTTCCTATCCTTTCTGAGAGAGAGCAAGAAATACTGAAATGCACATATTTTGAAAATATGAGCCAAAAAGATACCGGTGAGCAGTTGGGTATTTCTCAGATGCATGTTTCCCGTCTCCAACGTCGCGCTTTACGTAAATTACGCGAAGCTCTACAAGGTGACAATGCGGAGGCATACTATTGA
- the rsbW gene encoding anti-sigma B factor RsbW, whose product MTETFDFVEVKVPAKPEYVGVVRLSISGIANRMGFSYDDIEDLKVSISEAITNGVKHAYNETGEGEITIGFGVYEDRLEVMVADHGGSFDLNKVKEDIGPYKEDDSIEELREGGFGLFLIDALMDKVEINNKYGVIVLMTKYLHENEVGLNGDQISTTQ is encoded by the coding sequence ATGACCGAGACATTTGATTTTGTTGAAGTAAAAGTACCGGCAAAACCAGAATATGTGGGAGTGGTTCGTCTTAGTATCTCTGGAATCGCTAACCGAATGGGTTTTTCTTATGATGATATTGAAGATTTAAAAGTTTCTATTTCAGAAGCGATTACCAACGGCGTGAAACATGCATATAACGAAACAGGCGAAGGTGAAATCACGATTGGTTTTGGTGTTTATGAAGATCGCCTGGAAGTTATGGTAGCTGACCATGGTGGAAGCTTTGATTTAAATAAGGTTAAAGAAGACATTGGCCCATACAAAGAAGATGACTCTATAGAAGAATTAAGGGAAGGTGGGTTTGGACTCTTTTTAATCGATGCCCTGATGGATAAGGTTGAAATCAATAATAAATATGGCGTAATCGTACTTATGACGAAATATCTCCATGAAAATGAGGTGGGGCTCAATGGCGACCAAATCTCAACCACACAATAG
- a CDS encoding STAS domain-containing protein has protein sequence MNLNIDVDHEGNNKYVSLSGEIDAYTAPKLKETVLPLTQDAEAAVVVDLQQVTYMDSTGLGVFISALKSTKEYGGNLKLIQLQERVYRLFKITGLTEIIDIETDSTVRGGM, from the coding sequence ATGAACTTAAACATTGATGTTGATCACGAAGGGAATAATAAATACGTTTCACTTTCCGGTGAAATTGATGCTTATACAGCACCTAAATTAAAAGAAACGGTACTCCCACTAACACAAGATGCTGAAGCTGCAGTTGTAGTGGATTTACAGCAAGTTACGTACATGGATAGTACTGGTTTAGGTGTATTTATCAGTGCGCTAAAATCAACGAAAGAATACGGTGGAAATCTTAAATTAATTCAACTACAAGAGCGTGTATATCGTTTATTCAAAATTACAGGCTTAACTGAAATAATTGATATTGAAACAGATTCTACAGTACGAGGTGGAATGTAA
- a CDS encoding PP2C family protein-serine/threonine phosphatase: MSTLKLDLESYKDLLKQYIETQNEQALYRAEQFSKQSIQQNITPDEIINVHIEALLELYPDIPSNIQSSLNFLLETMISYGLAYQEYQALREKQLELQSEISVAANMQQTLLSTTKPGMNELDVGAISTPAKQMNGDYYHFVKDQEGSLGIAVADVIGKGVPAALCMSMIKYSMDSFPDSRMEPGVILEGMNRVVERNVDPSMFVTMFYGLYDPESQEFNYSSAGHEPGFYYSAKNDSFHDIEAEGLVLGVDRSVKYQQYTQHLDVGDMIILLTDGVTECRTGDRFIERDEISDVIHQYKHLSAQEITDQVYRHFERLQDFQLRDDFTMIILRREV, from the coding sequence ATGAGTACCTTGAAGCTTGATTTGGAAAGCTATAAAGACTTATTGAAACAGTATATTGAAACACAAAATGAACAAGCTCTTTATCGTGCAGAGCAATTTAGTAAACAATCTATTCAACAGAATATAACACCAGACGAGATCATTAATGTTCATATTGAAGCCTTATTGGAGTTGTACCCTGATATTCCTTCAAATATTCAAAGTTCCTTGAATTTTTTATTAGAAACAATGATTTCTTATGGACTAGCATATCAAGAGTATCAGGCTCTACGTGAAAAACAATTAGAGCTTCAGTCTGAAATTTCCGTAGCGGCTAATATGCAGCAGACTCTACTCTCTACGACAAAGCCTGGAATGAACGAACTGGATGTAGGTGCAATTAGTACACCAGCTAAACAAATGAATGGTGATTATTACCACTTTGTTAAAGACCAAGAGGGATCACTCGGAATTGCGGTAGCTGATGTTATTGGGAAGGGAGTTCCGGCTGCATTATGTATGTCGATGATTAAGTACTCCATGGATAGTTTTCCAGACAGTCGAATGGAACCTGGTGTCATATTAGAAGGTATGAATCGAGTTGTTGAACGTAACGTAGATCCAAGTATGTTTGTAACTATGTTTTATGGTTTATATGACCCTGAATCACAGGAATTTAACTACTCTTCTGCTGGTCATGAGCCTGGGTTTTATTACTCCGCCAAAAATGATTCCTTCCATGATATAGAAGCGGAAGGGCTTGTTTTAGGTGTCGATCGTAGTGTGAAGTACCAACAATATACTCAGCATCTGGATGTTGGGGATATGATTATTCTGTTAACGGATGGAGTAACAGAATGTCGAACAGGGGACCGTTTCATTGAACGGGATGAAATTTCAGATGTGATTCACCAATACAAACACTTATCTGCCCAAGAAATCACGGATCAAGTCTATCGTCATTTTGAAAGATTACAGGACTTTCAATTACGTGATGACTTTACAATGATTATTTTACGAAGAGAAGTTTAA
- a CDS encoding anti-sigma regulatory factor: MDFQSCVNIKKEWDIVGARQLGRDISKKIGFGTVDQARIATAISELARNIYLYAGTGKVCFETIENLNEKGLRIIAIDEGPGIRDVTQVMEDGFSTSGGLGAGLPGVKRLMDEFDVISRQGEGTEVNVVKWLR, from the coding sequence ATGGACTTTCAATCCTGTGTGAATATTAAAAAGGAATGGGACATTGTAGGCGCTCGGCAGTTAGGGCGAGATATTTCAAAGAAGATAGGGTTTGGGACAGTAGACCAAGCTCGAATTGCTACAGCCATTTCTGAATTGGCGAGAAATATTTATTTGTATGCTGGAACTGGAAAAGTATGTTTTGAAACAATAGAAAACCTTAATGAAAAAGGCTTGCGTATTATTGCCATCGATGAAGGTCCAGGGATACGCGATGTAACGCAAGTGATGGAAGATGGTTTCTCAACATCAGGTGGTCTTGGAGCGGGACTTCCAGGTGTGAAACGTTTAATGGATGAATTTGATGTGATATCAAGGCAGGGGGAAGGAACTGAAGTAAACGTAGTTAAATGGCTCCGTTAA
- a CDS encoding STAS domain-containing protein produces MRVPILKLHNYLLISIQIDLDDQTAIQFQEDLLNKIHESGATGVVIDLTSVDIIDSFIAKVLGDVVSMSDLMGAKVVLTGIQPAVAMTLIDLGIHLQDVPTALDLEQGLIKLRQELED; encoded by the coding sequence ATGAGAGTACCAATTTTAAAACTTCACAATTACCTTTTGATTTCTATACAAATAGATCTTGATGATCAAACAGCCATACAATTCCAAGAAGATTTACTTAATAAGATCCATGAGAGTGGAGCAACAGGGGTGGTTATTGATCTAACCTCGGTTGATATTATTGATTCCTTTATTGCAAAAGTATTAGGGGATGTTGTTTCCATGTCAGACTTAATGGGTGCAAAAGTAGTCCTCACCGGCATACAACCAGCAGTGGCCATGACTTTAATTGACCTTGGCATTCATCTCCAGGATGTACCAACGGCACTAGACTTAGAACAAGGGTTGATTAAACTTCGTCAGGAATTGGAGGACTAG
- a CDS encoding STAS domain-containing protein: MEANLKEIVLNNSDDIVRMWLEEIEKNRKHDYTSTISGELFESTNREFVNVIFSSLEKQGLTNDIEGFAERLINLGWPLSYLTDGMQAFRRVTINYILSQSTRVDTNYFSEILSKVDEWVDPIINQLVNEYSGSWENIVSLQKVALQELSAPLIPVMENITVMPLIGTIDTDRAKQIMENLLDGVIKHHSEVVLIDITGVPVVDTMVAHHIIQAAEAVRLVGSTCILVGIRPEIAQTIVNLGIDLSKFPTKSSLRKGFESALELTNRKIVGLEGQQKDIEELIDSLDGE, translated from the coding sequence GTGGAAGCAAACTTAAAAGAAATTGTTCTAAACAATAGTGATGATATAGTACGGATGTGGTTAGAAGAAATTGAAAAAAACCGCAAACATGATTATACATCCACCATTTCAGGCGAATTATTTGAGAGTACAAATCGAGAATTTGTAAATGTTATATTTTCTAGTTTGGAAAAGCAAGGGTTAACAAATGATATCGAAGGCTTCGCAGAGCGTCTTATTAATTTAGGATGGCCGTTAAGCTATCTAACGGACGGTATGCAGGCATTTCGAAGAGTAACGATCAATTATATTTTAAGTCAGTCAACAAGAGTAGATACAAATTACTTTTCTGAAATCCTCTCCAAAGTAGATGAATGGGTCGACCCCATTATTAACCAGTTAGTGAACGAATATTCTGGTAGTTGGGAGAATATTGTTTCACTTCAAAAGGTAGCCCTCCAAGAATTATCAGCGCCCTTAATTCCAGTAATGGAAAACATCACAGTTATGCCTTTAATTGGAACAATTGATACCGATAGAGCTAAACAAATTATGGAAAACCTCTTAGATGGTGTAATCAAACACCATTCTGAAGTAGTGTTGATTGATATTACTGGAGTTCCTGTTGTAGATACAATGGTAGCTCATCATATTATCCAAGCTGCTGAAGCAGTACGGTTAGTAGGTTCCACATGTATACTTGTAGGGATTAGGCCAGAAATTGCTCAAACGATTGTGAATTTAGGAATTGATTTAAGCAAATTCCCAACAAAGAGTTCCTTAAGAAAAGGATTCGAATCAGCGCTTGAATTAACCAATCGAAAAATTGTTGGACTAGAAGGTCAACAAAAAGACATAGAAGAGCTAATCGACTCTTTAGACGGGGAGTGA
- the ndoA gene encoding type II toxin-antitoxin system endoribonuclease NdoA, producing MIVKRGDVYFADLSPVVGSEQGGVRPVLILQNDIGNRFSPTVIVAAITAQIQKAKLPTHVEIDAEKYGFERDSVILLEQIRTIDKQRLTDKITHLDETMMGRVDEALQISLGLIDF from the coding sequence TTGATCGTGAAAAGAGGCGACGTTTACTTTGCCGATCTATCACCGGTCGTAGGTTCTGAGCAAGGAGGCGTCCGCCCAGTCTTAATCCTTCAGAATGATATCGGTAACCGATTTAGCCCCACAGTTATTGTGGCGGCCATAACAGCGCAAATACAAAAAGCTAAATTACCAACACATGTCGAAATTGATGCAGAAAAGTACGGATTCGAAAGAGATTCTGTTATCTTACTAGAGCAAATCAGAACAATCGATAAACAAAGACTGACAGATAAAATTACTCACCTTGATGAAACGATGATGGGGAGAGTTGACGAAGCATTACAAATCAGCCTTGGGCTCATTGACTTTTAG
- a CDS encoding CopG family ribbon-helix-helix protein, whose translation MSESSQEIVVKLPQHLLNELDGMVQLENGDRSDFIYQATKMYLRERKKRHIRETMRQGYMEMAKINLNIASEAFQAEEEAETTCERLVSGV comes from the coding sequence GTGTCCGAAAGTTCACAAGAAATCGTAGTTAAATTGCCACAGCATTTATTAAATGAACTAGATGGCATGGTACAACTTGAAAATGGTGATCGGAGCGACTTTATTTATCAAGCGACAAAAATGTATTTGCGTGAGCGTAAAAAACGCCACATTAGAGAAACAATGCGCCAGGGTTACATGGAGATGGCCAAGATAAACTTAAACATTGCTTCAGAAGCTTTTCAAGCTGAAGAGGAGGCAGAAACAACCTGTGAACGCTTAGTGAGTGGGGTGTAA